One window of the Trifolium pratense cultivar HEN17-A07 linkage group LG2, ARS_RC_1.1, whole genome shotgun sequence genome contains the following:
- the LOC123904163 gene encoding uncharacterized mitochondrial protein AtMg00810-like, with translation MKCAHEHTLFVKKEAGNKVIIVSLYVDDLIFTGNDQELFEKFKTSMEKNFAMTDLGKMRFFLGVEVKQTKEGIFMFQQKYASEILKRFKMENCNSVCNPIVPGNKLKKDENGTSCDATNYKQMVGCLMYLLATRPDLAFSVCLVARFMERPTEIHVAAVKRILRYLKGTISYGLWYKKQEKDELIGWSDSDYAGDLDDRKSTSGYVFMIGSKAVSWSSKKQPIVTLSTTEAEFIAAANCACQAIWLSRLIAHISSDIKECITIFCDNSSSIKLSRNPVMHGRSKHIDVRFHFLRDLTKDGKIQLQHCSFFEQIGDIMTKALSLDNFCRIRELLGLCKLEDVN, from the coding sequence ATGAAATGTGCTCATGAACATACATTGTTTGTAAAGAAGGAAGCAGGAAACAAAGTAATCATTGTAagtctatatgttgatgatctgATATTCACAGGTAATGATCAAGAGTTGTTTGAGAAGTTTAAGACTTCAATGGAAAAGAACTTTGCTATGACTGATCtaggcaaaatgagatttttccTTGGAGTTGAAGTAAAGCAGACAAAGGAAGGTATCTTTATGTTTCAGCAAAAGTATGCTAGTGAAATTCTGAAAAGATTCAAGATGGAAAACTGCAATAGTGTGTGTAATCCAATTGTACCTGGgaacaaactaaagaaagatgaaaatggaacATCCTGTGATGCAACTAACTATAAGCAGATGGTTGGTTGTCTGATGTATTTGCTTGCCACTAGGCCTGATCTAGCCTTCTCAGTATGCTTGGTTGCTAGATTCATGGAGAGGCCTACAGAAATACATGTTGCTGCAGTCAAAAGAATTCTCAGATATTTGAAAGGCACTATCAGTTATGGCTTGTGGTACAAGAAACAAGAGAAGGATGAACTCATTGGTTGGTCAGATTCAGATTATGCAGGAGATCTTGATGACAGGAAGAGCACATCAGGTTATGTCTTTATGATTGGATCAAAAGCTGTGTCATGGTCCTCAAAGAAACAGCCTATTGTTACTCTGTCCACAACTGAAGCTGAGTTCATAGCAGCAGCTAACTGTGCTTGCCAAGCTATTTGGCTGTCAAGGTTGATTGCTCACATCAGTTCAGATATAAAGGAATGCATCACCATTTTCTGTGACAATAGCTCATCAATTAAGCTGTCAAGAAACCCAGTTATGCATGGAAGAAGCAAACATATAGATGTTAGGTTTCATTTCCTCAGAGATCTAACCAAAGATGGTAAGATACAGTTGCAGCATTGCTCATTCTTTGAGCAAATTGGAGACATAATGACCAAAGCATTAAGCCTTGAcaatttctgcagaattagggAGCTACTTGGATTGTGCAAACTTGAGGATGTAAACTGA
- the LOC123911090 gene encoding probable pectate lyase 4, with protein sequence MVSNGTNSVPWSFVFAILIAIVFTPKFSFAKQSKLMGMKMNTIDRCWRPNPEWRKHRQQLATCSVGYVGKMTNNIGNDLIHYKVIDPNDDPINPKPGMLRYGASVIQGKVWITFQKDMNIKLMKPLLISSFTTIDGRGVNVHIADNACLMISKATNIIIHSLRIHHCKAQAPGKVMGPNGKVIHIGPVDGDAIRLVTASKIWIDHNTLYECEDGLLDVTRGSTNVTISNNWFREQDKVMLLGHDDGYLRDINMKVTVVYNHFGPNCNQRMPRIRHGYAHVANNLYLGWMQYAIGGSMGPSLKSESNLFIAPKVGSKEVIWRKIGNTNGDKWEFYSVRDAFENGASFMVTKGGRVLKPNYSKEQSFEVVDVKSIRSLTRSSGAFKCSSTSIC encoded by the exons ATGGTATCTAACGGTACCAATTCTGTCCCATGGAGCTTTGTTTTCGCCATTTTAATTGCCATAGTTTTCACTCCAAAATTTAGTTTCGCCAAACAATCCAAGTTAATGGGCATGAAAATGAACACGATTGATCGATGTTGGAGACCAAATCCTGAATGGAGGAAGCATAGACAACAGCTAGCAACTTGCTCCGTAGGTTATGTTGGAAAGATGACAAACAACATTGGTAACGACCTCATACATTATAAAGTTATTGACCCAAATGACGATCCCATAAATCCAAAACCTGGTATGTTGAGATATGGAGCTTCTGTAATTCAAGGTAAAGTGTGGATCACATTCCAAAAAGACATGAACATTAAGCTAATGAAACCACTTCTCATTAGTAGTTTCACTACCATTGATGGTCGTGGCGTTAATGTACACATTGCTGATAATGCATGCTTGATGATATCCAAG GCCACCAACATAATCATTCATAGCCTTCGAATCCATCACTGCAAAGCTCAAGCACCGGGGAAGGTGATGGGGCCTAATGGAAAGGTAATTCATATTGGTCCAGTAGATGGAGATGCAATTAGATTGGTCACGGCTTCAAAAATCTGGATTGACCATAATACACTTTATGAATGTGAAGATGGTCTTCTTGATGTCACAAGAGGTTCTACTAATGTCACTATATCCAATAATTGGTTTAGAGAACAAGATAAGGTTATGCTTCTTGGTCATGATGATGGATATTTGAGGGACATAAACATGAAGGTTACTGTTGTCTACAATCATTTTGGACCTAACTGCAACCAACGAATGCCAAG AATTCGACATGGATATGCACATGTAGCCAACAATCTTTACTTAGGGTGGATGCAATACGCCATCGGTGGAAGCATGGGGCCTAGCCTTAAAAGTGAATCTAATCTCTTCATAGCACCAAAAGTTGGGAGTAAAGAG GTAATATGGAGAAAAATTGGCAATACGAATGGAGACAAATGGGAATTTTATTCGGTTAGGGATGCATTTGAAAATGGAGCCTCTTTCATGGTAACAAAAGGAGGACGTGTGCTGAAGCCTAATTATAGCAAAGAACaaagttttgaagttgttgaTGTCAAATCTATTAGATCATTGACAAGATCATCAGGTGCATTTAAATGCAGTAGTACCTCTATATGTTGA
- the LOC123909061 gene encoding uncharacterized protein LOC123909061: MYMEARNKRERPSWIGEDAWKELDIAWKKPAYKAISQRNKKNRNSAKGGSVHTGGSITFTEHTLRMAEELGREPTVDEVFLRTHIRKKDSTWVDLRSQNTYGSFQSNLNQASEGADESGSQMVDSATRLKLWAKSVRGKNRGRLYGVGDRSSNYRPGVSSLAPDTVPSMGCSQVSSHYSHEMATQLATLEERAKAAEDEVRNTREELRQAELKRQKEAQQSEQRAAEFQMQLIALTKSVAAMQAEPSRRRRRHPDYDEDESEDGSEDGSEDGSEEGSEDESEDNEEN; the protein is encoded by the exons ATGTACATGGAAGCGAGGAACAAGCGTGAACGCCCATCTTGGATAGGTGAGGATGCTTGGAAAGAGCTTGATATTGCGTGGAAGAAGCCAGCCTATAAAGCGATATCACAGCGAAATAAGAAAAATCGTAATTCTGCTAAAGGTGGGTCTGTCCATACTGGCGGATCCATAACTTTCACCGAGCATACCTTACGGATG GCTGAAGAGTTGGGTAGAGAACCCACAGTGGATGAGGTCTTTTTAAGAACTCACATTCGTAAGAAGGACTCAACTTGGGTTGATCTTAGATCTCAAAACACTTAT GGTAGTTTCCAAAGTAATTTGAATCAGGCCTCAGAAGGTGCAGATGAGAGTGGCTCCCAAATGGTCGACTCTGCGACTCGTTTAAAACTGTGGGCCAAATCTGTTAGGGGGAAAAATCGAGGACGTCTATATGGTGTAGGAGATAGGTCCTCGAATTATAGACCAGGTGTTTCAAGTCTCGCCCCAGACACTGTTCCATCTATGGGTTGCAGCCAAGTTTCATCCCATTATTCTCATGAGATGGCAACACAGTTGGCCACACTTGAGGAGCGAGCAAAGGCAGCAGAGGATGAGGTTCGGAATACAAGGGAGGAGCTTAGGCAAGCAGAGCTTAAGCGACAAAAGGAAGCTCAGCAGTCAGAACAGCGTGCTGCAGAGTTCCAAATGCAGCTGATAGCGTTGACAAAAAGTGTAGCTGCCATGCAGGCCGAGCCCTCCCGTCGTCGACGTCGTCATCCAGATTATGATGAGGAtgagtctgaggatggttcCGAGGATGGATCCGAGGATGGATCCGAGGAAGGGTCTGAGGATGAATCCGAGGATAACGAGGAAAATTGA
- the LOC123904164 gene encoding serine/threonine receptor-like kinase NFP produces MAIFFLPSSSHALFLAFMLFFLTNISAQPLQISETNFSCKADSPPSCETYVTYFAKSPNFLSLTNISDIFDMSPLSIAKASNIEDEDKKLIPGQALLVPVTCGCARNRHFANFTYTIKLGDNYFIVSTTQYQNLTNYKEMEDFNPNLSPNLLPQDIKIVVPLFCKCPSKNQLNKGIKYLITYVWQANDNITLVSSKFGASQADMFAENSQKFTAETNVPILIPVTKLPELDQPSSNGGKSSIQKLPVIIGISLGSVFFIVVLTLSLVYVYCLKRKRLNRTASLAETADKLLSGVSGYVSKPTMYEMDVIMEATMNLSEDCKIGETVYKAKIDGRVLAVKNIKKDASEELKILQKVNHGNLVKLMGVSSDNDGNCFLVYEYAENGSLDEWLFSESSKASNSVVSLTWSQRITIAMDVAVGLQYMHEHTYPRIIHRDITTSNILLDSNFKAKIANFSMARTSTNNMMPKIDVFAFGVVLIELLTGKKAVTTKENGEVVILWKDFWKIFDIEGNREERLRKWMDPKLENFYPIDNALSLASLAVNCTADKSLSRPSIAEIVLCLSLLNQPSSEPMLERSLTSGLDVEATHVVTSIAAR; encoded by the coding sequence ATGGCTATCTTCTTTCTTCCGTCTAGTTCTCATGCTCTTTTTCTTGcatttatgttgttttttctCACTAATATCTCAGCTCAACCTCTACAAATCAGTGAAACAAACTTTTCATGCAAGGCCGATTCACCTCCTTCATGCGAAACTTATGTGACATACTTTGCCAAATCTCCGAATTTCTTGAGCCTAACAAACATATCTGATATATTTGATATGAGTCCTTTATCCATTGCAAAAGCCAGTAACATAGAAGATGAAGATAAAAAGCTGATTCCAGGCCAAGCCTTACTGGTACCTGTAACTTGCGGTTGCGCTAGAAATCGCCATTTTGCAAATTTCACTTATACAATCAAGCTAGGTGACAACTACTTCATAGTTTCAACCACTCAATATCAGAATCTCACCAATTATAAGGAAATGGAAGATTTCAACCCAAATCTAAGTCCAAATCTATTGCCACAAGATATCAAAATTGTAGTCCCTTTATTCTGCAAGTGCCCTTCAAAGAATCAGTTGAACAAAGGAATAAAGTATCTGATTACTTATGTGTGGCAAGCTAATGATAATATTACCCTTGTAAGTTCGAAGTTTGGTGCATCACAAGCGGACATGTTTGCCGAGAACAGTCAAAAGTTCACTGCTGAAACCAATGTTCCAATTTTGATCCCAGTGACAAAGTTACCGGAACTCGATCAACCGTCTTCAAATGGAGGAAAAAGCAGCATTCAAAAACTTCCAGTTATAATTGGTATTAGCTTAGGAAGTGTTTTTTTCATTGTAGTTTTAACACTATCACTTGTGTATGTATATTGTCTCAAAAGGAAGAGATTGAATAGGACTGCTTCGTTGGCCGAGACTGCGGATAAGTTACTTTCAGGTGTTTCGGGTTACGTAAGCAAGCCAACAATGTATGAAATGGATGTGATCATGGAAGCTACAATGAACCTGAGTGAGGATTGTAAGATTGGTGAAACAGTCTACAAGGCTAAGATAGATGGTAGAGTTTTAGCAGTGAAAAATATCAAGAAAGATGCTTCTGAGGAGCTGAAAATTCTGCAGAAGGTAAATCATGGAAATCTTGTGAAACTAATGGGTGTGTCTTCTGACAATGATGGAAACTGTTTCCTTGTTTATGAGTATGCTGAAAATGGATCACTTGATGAGTGGCTGTTCTCGGAATCTTCGAAAGCTTCAAACTCGGTCGTCTCGCTTACATGGTCTCAGAGAATAACCATAGCAATGGATGTTGCAGTAGGTCTGCAATACATGCATGAACATACTTATCCAAGAATAATCCACAGAGACATCACAACCAGTAACATCCTTCTCGACTCAAACTTTAAGGCCAAGATAGCAAATTTTTCGATGGCTAGAACTTCAACAAACAACATGATGCCGAAAATAGATGTTTTTGCTTTCGGGGTTGTTCTGATAGAGTTGCTTACCGGCAAGAAAGCGGTAACAACGAAAGAAAACGGGGAGGTTGTTATCTTGTGGAAGGATTTTTGGAAAATTTTTGATATAGAAGGGAATAGAGAAGAGAGGTTAAGAAAATGGATGGATCCTAAGTTAGAGAACTTTTATCCTATTGATAATGCTCTTAGTTTGGCTTCTTTGGCAGTGAATTGTACCGCAGATAAATCATTGTCAAGACCAAGTATTGCAGAAATTGTTCTTTGTCTTTCTCTTCTCAATCaaccatcatctgaaccaatgTTGGAAAGATCTTTGACATCTGGTTTAGATGTTGAAGCTACTCATGTTGTTACTTCTATCGCAGCTCGTTGA
- the LOC123909012 gene encoding cytochrome P450 71D8-like, translating to MHAMEVLISFVLIPFSVFILLQWLASKYYKPKTVANYNYKLPPGPRKLPIIGNLHQLALGGKLPHHSLKNLSIKHGPLMHIKLGEINTIVVSSSNLAKEVMKTHDVSFANRPQIVASEILAYGNKDILFAPYGDYWRQMRKICVTEILSAKRVQSFSYIREDETKKFIQSIMSSAGSKINLTTRIFSLINSIISRSAFGDKSDDQVEFVSLIRQAIALSTGLDLDDLFPSSKILHMLTGYKGKIEKIHKRVDKILDNVVRKHQEKRAGGGNDGNKSEIENEDLVDVLLRVQQSGSLDIQLTINNIKSVIWDVFAAGTDTSATTIGWVMSELMKNPRVREKAQAELRQAFKGMEQLFEIDLEELTYLKLIVKETLRLHPPSPLLVPRECTEQTIIDGYEIPIKTMVLINAWAIGRDPQYWKDAEMFVPERFDGNLIDFKGNNFEYIPFGAGRRMCPGMTFGLASVMFPVALLLYYFNWELPNKMKSEDLDMTEDFGLTVGRKYELCLIPTVYDV from the exons ATGCATGCCATGGAAGTTCTAATTTCCTTTGTTCTTATTCCCTTCTCTGTTTTCATACTTTTGCAATGGCTTGcatcaaaatattacaaaccaAAAACCGTAGCCAATTACAACTACAAATTGCCACCTGGTCCAAGAAAATTACCTATCATTGGTAACTTGCATCAACTAGCATTAGGAGGAAAACTACCACATCATAGTCTCAAAAATCTTTCTATAAAACATGGACCTTTAATGCACATAAAACTTGGTGAAATTAATACAATTGTTGTTTCCTCCTCAAACTTAGCCAAAGAAGTAAtgaaaacacatgatgtgtcttTTGCTAATAGACCACAAATTGTTGCATCTGAAATTTTAGCATATGGAAACAAAGATATTCTATTTGCTCCATATGGTGATTATTGGagacaaatgagaaaaatatgTGTCACAGAAATTCTAAGTGCTAAAAGGGTTCAATCTTTTTCTTACATTAGAGAAGAtgagacaaaaaaatttatacaatCAATTATGTCATCTGCAGGCTCAAAAATCAACCTCACTACTAGAATTTTTTCATTGATAAATTCTATTATTTCGAGATCAGCGTTTGGTGATAAATCAGATGATCAGGTTGAATTTGTGTCTTTGATTAGACAAGCAATAGCGCTTTCAACTGGACTTGATCTTGATGATTTGTTTCCTTCGTCGAAAATTCTTCATATGCTAACGGGGTATAAaggaaaaattgagaaaattcaCAAAAGGGTAGACAAAATCTTAGATAATGTTGTGAGAAAACATCAAGAAAAGAGAGCAGGAGGAGGAAATGATGGTAACAAGAGTGAAATTGAGAATGAAGATCTTGTGGATGTTCTTTTGAGAGTTCAACAAAGTGGAAGCCTTGATATTCAATTGACTATCAACAACATCAAATCTGTCATTTGG GATGTATTTGCTGCTGGAACTGATACATCAGCAACAACAATAGGGTGGGTTATGTCAGAATTGATGAAAAATCCGAGAGTTAGAGAAAAGGCACAAGCTGAGTTAAGACAAGCATTCAAAGGAATGGAACAATTATTTGAAATTGATTTAGAGGAACTCACTTACTTAAAATTAATTGTCAAAGAGACATTGAGGTTACATCCACCTTCTCCTTTGTTGGTTCCAAGAGAATGCACCGAACAAACCATCATTGATGGGTATGAAATACCAATAAAGACTATGGTTTTGATAAATGCATGGGCAATAGGAAGAGATCCACAATATTGGAAAGATGCTGAGATGTTCGTTCCAGAGAGGTTTGATGGCAATTTAATTGATTTCAAAGGAAATAACTTTGAGTATATTCCTTTCGGAGCTGGAAGAAGAATGTGCCCGGGTATGACATTTGGTTTAGCTAGTGTTATGTTTCCGGTGGCTCTATTGCTCTATTACTTTAATTGGGAACTCCCAAATAAGATGAAATCGGAGGATTTGGATATGACCGAAGATTTTGGACTCACTGTTGGAAGGAAATATGAGTTGTGTTTGATTCCAACCGTTTATGATGTCTAA
- the LOC123909502 gene encoding pentatricopeptide repeat-containing protein At5g66631 yields the protein MHLTPFFRNFNTLTLQQIRFYTRRRDPFPTKICHYLNRAKLIDSIRLSLRSKNPNFTLPNLINHRLFDSFVLTHALRSAPGADSALSLINTIENAKSSNFSHTQNTLHALATVLAKSGRCVELKSLIDDIRSKRFGNVKISFMNLIKWYAEAKDIDSVLEVWDRYRVESKIVCTESYNIVMALYVEMGKDFEAVGVFCKMVDDGSVPNCRSYSIIIEHLVKCRKFLEAIEVFNLMPLMRIKRTLKQYSVLIEGLVGSKMFEEVGVLVNEMQVDGILPSRTVSLLLQQVKDEGFLKDVDELFGEICPDERIKNVSFSIDDSDEDEGENENDASQCDHIDGVCLKPWIDPRSLASALQNWSPDEVSALEGANFVWTTRLVCKILRSFKSPDTVWNFFCWVADQPGFTHNIYTVQRIMTLLARHGRTELVDKLIYKIRIEGMRLPFSTIRLIIDFYGISKNADAALKVFNDDRILCGSISKVNLMLLYSSLLRTLTKCGRDSDALEMVDEMILNGICPDIQTFSGLMQYFSQSGDIKTVHKLFTMVKQSGFKPDAYLFKVLIEGYCQSKRAALAWKLFEDMKNAGLMPDSSTKELLVKSLWREGRRREAAAVEESCEEVNVVLPLALPGHVWTVSSADLTRVYNIYSNCFASKGG from the coding sequence ATGCATTTGACTCCATTTTTCCGCAATTTCAACACATTAACCTTGCAACAAATTCGTTTCTATACTCGTCGTCGTGACCCTTTTCCCACCAAAATTTGCCACTACTTAAACCGTGCAAAACTCATCGATTCAATTCGACTTTCACTTCGCtccaaaaaccctaatttcacACTCCCTAATCTCATAAACCACCGTTTATTTGACTCTTTTGTTCTCACTCATGCACTTCGTTCTGCACCTGGTGCAGATTCTGCACTTTCTCTCATTAACACCATTGAGAATGCAAAAAGTTCCAATTTTTCACATACCCAGAATACCCTACATGCCCTTGCCACTGTTCTTGCCAAATCCGGTCGATGTGTTGAGCTCAAATCGCTTATCGATGATATCCGAAGTAAACGGTTTGGCAATGTTAAGATTagttttatgaatttaattaaGTGGTATGCTGAAGCTAAGGATATTGATTCTGTTCTCGAGGTTTGGGATCGGTATAGAGTTGAAAGTAAAATAGTATGTACTGAATCTTATAACATTGTTATGGCTCTTTATGTTGAAATGGGAAAGGATTTTGAGGCTGTTGGAGTTTTTTGTAAGATGGTTGATGATGGGTCGGTTCCGAATTGTAGAAGTTATAGTATAATAATTGAGCATCTTGTGAAATGTAGGAAGTTTTTGGAAGCTATTGAGGTTTTTAATTTGATGCCTTTGATGAGGATTAAACGTACTTTGAAGCAGTATTCGGTTTTAATTGAAGGTTTGGTTGGTAGTAAAATGTTTGAAGAAGTTGGTGTTTTGGTTAATGAGATGCAAGTTGATGGAATTTTACCTAGTCGAACGGTGAGTTTGTTGTTGCAGCAGGTAAAGGATGAAGGATTTCTTAAGGATGTAGATGAATTGTTTGGAGAAATTTGCCCGGATGAGAGAATCAAGAATGTAAGTTTTTCTATTGATGACAGTGACGAGGATGAGGGTGAGAATGAGAATGATGCTTCGCAATGTGATCATATAGATGGGGTCTGCTTAAAACCGTGGATAGATCCGCGGTCTTTGGCTAGTGCCTTGCAGAATTGGAGTCCTGATGAGGTATCAGCACTAGAGGGTGCAAACTTTGTGTGGACAACTAGGTTGGTGTGCAAGATACTTAGAAGTTTCAAGTCACCGGATACTGTGTGGAATTTCTTCTGCTGGGTTGCAGATCAACCTGGATTTACTCATAATATATACACGGTGCAAAGAATCATGACGCTTCTAGCTCGCCATGGACGTACTGAATTAGTTGATAAACTCATATATAAGATCAGAATAGAGGGAATGAGACTACCATTCAGTACCATAAGGTTAATCATCGACTTTTATGGGATTTCAAAAAATGCTGATGCTGCTCTGAAGGTTTTCAACGATGATAGAATACTTTGTGGGTCTATATCGAAAGTTAACTTGATGCTTCTGTATTCTTCTCTTTTAAGAACATTAACTAAGTGTGGTAGGGATTCTGATGCCCTGGAAATGGTTGATGAGATGATTTTAAATGGTATTTGCCCTGATATCCAAACATTTTCAGGTCTAATGCAATATTTTTCACAAAGTGGAGACATTAAAACTGTGCACAAACTCTTTACGATGGTCAAGCAGAGTGGTTTTAAGCCAGACGCGTATCTGTTTAAGGTGCTAATCGAAGGTTATTGCCAGTCGAAAAGAGCTGCACTGGCTTGGAAGCTATTTGAAGACATGAAGAATGCAGGTTTGATGCCTGATTCTTCCACCAAAGAGTTGCTTGTGAAGAGCCTTTGGAGAGAAGGGAGACGGAGAGAAGCCGCAGCAGTTGAAGAGAGCTGTGAGGAAGTGAATGTGGTCCTTCCACTTGCATTACCTGGTCATGTTTGGACCGTCAGCTCTGCAGATCTCACAAGAGTTTATAACATTTATTCGAATTGTTTTGCTTCAAAAGGTGGCTAG
- the LOC123908890 gene encoding cytochrome P450 71D8-like yields MHAMEVQLFFVLIPFSVFIVILLHWLATKYYKPKTISNYKLPPGPRKLPIIGNLHQLAFAGSLPHHGLQKLSQKYGPLMHLKLGEINAVVVSSSNIAKEIMKTHDVVFANRPQLLSPQILAYGFKDIVFSPYGDYWRQMRKICVLEILSAKRVQSFSYIREDETQKLIQSIKSLAGSQINLTSRIFSMVNSIISRAAFGDKSEDQDAFVSLIREAIVVSGGFEFDDLFPSMKFIHMLIGVKAKIEKIHKRVDKILDNVVRKHQEKRARVNEGNNCDIDKEDLMDVLLRVQQSGSLDIQLTINNIKAVIWDVFVAGTDTSSTTIEWAMSEMMKNPRVREKAQAELRQTFKGKKLISETDLENLTYLKLVIKETLRLHPPSPLLIPRESTELTKIDKYDIQKKTMVLINAWAIGRDPQYWGDAEMFIPERFDGSFVDFKGNNFEYIPFGAGRRMCPGMTFGLASVMFSLAILLYHFNWELPNQMKPEDLDMIEVYGLTVGRKNGLCLIPTIHDV; encoded by the exons ATGCATGCCATGGAAGTTCAACTTTTCTTTGTTCTTATTCCCTTCTCTGTTTTCATAGTCATACTTTTGCATTGGCTTGCaacaaaatattacaaaccaAAAACCATATCCAATTACAAATTGCCACCTGGTCCAAGAAAATTACCAATCATTGGTAACTTGCATCAACTAGCATTTGCAGGATCACTTCCACACCATGGCCTCCAAAAACTTTCTCAAAAATATGGACCTTTAATGCACCTTAAACTAGGTGAAATTAATGCTGTGGTTGTTTCCTCCTCAAACATAGCCAAAGAAATAATGAAAACACATGATGTTGTTTTTGCTAATAGGCCACAACTTCTTTCTCCTCAAATTTTAGCCTATGGTTTTAAAGATATTGTATTTTCTCCATATGGTGATTATTGGagacaaatgagaaaaatatgTGTCTTAGAGATTCTAAGCGCTAAAAGGGTTCAATCTTTTTCTTACATTAGAGAGGATGAAACACAAAAATTAATACAATCAATTAAGTCATTAGCCGGATCACAAATTAATCTCACTAGTAGAATTTTTTCAATGGTAAATTCTATTATTTCTAGAGCAGCGTTCGGTGATAAGTCAGAAGATCAAGATGCATTTGTGTCTCTGATTCGAGAAGCAATAGTAGTTTCTGGTGGATTTGAGTTTGATGATCTGTTTCCTTCGATGAAATTTATTCATATGCTAATCGGGGTGAAagcaaaaattgagaaaattcaCAAAAGGGTAGACAAAATCTTAGATAATGTTGTTAGAAAACATCAAGAAAAGAGAGCAAGAGTTAATGAAGGTAACAATTGTGATATTGACAAGGAGGATCTTATGGATGTTCTTTTGAGAGTCCAACAAAGTGGAAGCCTTGATATCCAATTGACAATCAACAACATCAAAGCTGTAATTTGG GATGTATTTGTTGCTGGAACCGatacatcatcaacaacaatagAATGGGCTATGTCAGAAATGATGAAAAATCCCAGAGTCAGGGAGAAGGCACAGGCGGAATTAAGACAAACATTCAAAggaaaaaaactaatatctgAAACTGATCTAGAGAATCTAACTTATTTAAAGTTAGTTATTAAAGAAACATTAAGGTTACACCCACCATCTCCTTTGTTGATTCCAAGAGAATCCACTGAACTAACCAAAATAGATAAGTATGATATACAAAAAAAGACTATGGTCTTGATAAATGCGTGGGCAATTGGAAGAGACCCACAATATTGGGGTGATGCTGAGATGTTCATTCCAGAGAGATTTGATGGTAGTTTTGTTGATTTCAAAGGAAATAACTTCGAGTATATTCCTTTTGGAGCAGGAAGAAGAATGTGTCCGGGTATGACATTTGGTTTAGCAAGTGTTATGTTTTCTTTGGCCATATTACTCTATCACTTTAATTGGGAACTTCCAAATCAGATGAAACCTGAGGATTTGGATATGATCGAAGTTTATGGATTGACGGTCGGAAGGAAAAATGGATTGTGTTTGATTCCAACCATTCATGATGTCTAA